The following coding sequences lie in one Struthio camelus isolate bStrCam1 chromosome 32, bStrCam1.hap1, whole genome shotgun sequence genomic window:
- the LOC138063622 gene encoding olfactory receptor 6F1-like, with product MLPCQQNGLKLGMGPGNETVVAEFILEGFSGLDQRLQLFLSLLLLLIYLTTVMGNTMIIFLVCVDHRLQTPMYFFVSNLAFLEIWFTSSTTIKLLVVLSSGKRTISLSSCFAQSYFYFALGFAEFILLVVMSFDRYVAICQPLHYAAIMKWQLCTHLVVAAWVTGFTLSSYHLVLLSKLTFCGPNKIHHFFCDNSPLFKLSCSDASLLWKVDSIFRSFVVLSSLCLVLISYIYIFHCILHMPAASGRKKAFATCSSHLINLAIVYGSCIVLYARPSEDVSLETNTTVALLNTVLYPFLNPFIYSLRNQTVKLALKEAIGRAKVWLFSQS from the coding sequence ATGCTCCCCTGCCAGCAGAATGGACTGAAATTGGGCATGGGACCAGGAAATGAAACTGTAGTCGCTGAGTTCATCCTCGAGGGTTTCTCAGGGCTTGATCAAAGACTACAGCTgttcctctccctgcttcttctACTCATATACCTGACAACAGTGATGGGGAACACAATGATCATTTTCCTCGTGTGTGTGGATCACCGCCTGCAAACCCCCATGTACTTTTTCGTCAGCAATCTGGCATTCCTGGAAATCTGGTTCACATCTTCCACAACTATCAAATTGTTGGTGGTTCTGAGCTCTGGTAAGAGAACAATCTCattaagcagctgctttgcccaATCCTATTTCTATTTTGCCCTGGGTTTTGCAGAGTTCATTCTCCTTGTTGTCATGTCCtttgaccgctacgttgccatctgccaACCTTTGCATTATGCTGCCATCATGAAGTGGCAGCTCTGCACCCACTTGGTTGTTGCTGCTTGGGTCACAGGCTTCACACTCTCAAGTTACCACCTGGTCCTGCTCTCAAAGCTGACTTTCTGTGGCCCCAACAAGATCCACCATTTTTTTTGTGACAACTCCCCCTTATTCAAACTGTCCTGCTCTGATGCCAGCCTGCTTTGGAAAGTAGACTCCATTTTTAGATCGTTTGTAGTGCTGAGTTCTTTATGTTTAGTCCTGATATCTTACATCTACATCTTCCACTGTATTCTGCACATGCCAGCAGCATctgggaggaagaaagcttttgCTACATGTTCTTCCCATCTCATCAACTTAGCCATCGTGTATGGAAGCTGCATTGTTCTCTATGCACGGCCCTCCGAAGATGTTTCCTTAGAGACCAACACAACTGTGGCTTTGCTGAACACTGTCCTGTACCCATTCTTAAACCCCTTCATCTACAGTCTCAGAAACCAGACTGTGAAGCTGGCCCTGAAGGAAGCCATTGGCCGTGCAAAGGTTTGGCTTTTCTCCCAGTCATGA